ACCAAAAGTTTCATTGTTTGATTAATTCCTCTTACTGCACCGATATTCGTTCATGTGTAGTTCCGTCACATATTCCTTCATTCTACCTCCCCACTGATACACTTAACTTTAAACTTTCTGCAATTCGTTGACTTCGCTCTACATATTTTTGAGCAATCTCTACTTCATGAACTTCATGCGCGGTTTGTGCAAATAGGTCTAGCCATCGATCAAAAAGAGCCATATCAAATGTCGGTAGAATGCGATGTTTCTGATGAGGGTTTCCGTGATAGCGTCCTGACCCCAACATTATTGAAGACCAAAAGTCGTACATAATATGGAGATGCTTACTCCATGCTTGGTCATTGGTTCCAATAGTTCGTTCAAACACTGGACCCAAATCCAC
This genomic interval from Oligoflexia bacterium contains the following:
- a CDS encoding group III truncated hemoglobin gives rise to the protein MDKITEKSIKKLVDRFYSKVREDVDLGPVFERTIGTNDQAWSKHLHIMYDFWSSIMLGSGRYHGNPHQKHRILPTFDMALFDRWLDLFAQTAHEVHEVEIAQKYVERSQRIAESLKLSVSVGR